In one window of Chryseobacterium sp. JV274 DNA:
- a CDS encoding patatin-like phospholipase family protein, whose product MRKLLILLSIFQLLLIHSQVKKDLVIPKNPRIGLSLAGGGAKGFSHVGVLKVLDSLGVKVDYVSGTSMGAIVGGLYAAGYSGKEIEKIVMDTDFYSLIMDPKSRQETSFFNKSVDKYLLSIPLKNGKITLPSSISTGQRNVYLLKELFKNVSNIEDFSKMPIPFMCVATNLESGNMQIFEKGDLVQSIMASSAFPSLMDPVKIGDSIYIDGAMTVNYPSKPLKDKGIDIVIGVDLNQDLSKREDLNNIISILNQVIDFGIKKDTRKQYKYTDINIKPNLKGMSATSYDDKKKILDSGYVEGLKYSQVLDQLPKRPFDRLRQRINPIYSNVYKIDSISIEGSKIYGKNYTLGKMGLRLPSLQTYGSINKMVDKLVATNNYRFINYDIVQENDANYLKLYVTEDDTRHFIKFGLHYDEVFKTGLLLNYSAKRLLFKNSNLSLDVVVGDRVRYYMNYFIDNGYIPGFGLYSSGMSFDIKNVDNYVVDRWEWLRNEAYIQSIWKDKFAIGGGISHDYFKAENSNGDNRRYSRFLNPYIFIKTDTQDDKEFPTKGIYFAAEGKVVDLLKSEVDKRIIQIKADLKINIPLGKQFTYRLNVFGGVTIGENLPAYYQYRLGGIFEQNLMNFKSFGGFYFAQLYTNNVILASNDVQFKFNKNYFISGNFSFANLSNDIKFEDAVKVNYSSLGITAGYKSPFGQIKVNFSHSLKNNQKGIFSVILGHWF is encoded by the coding sequence ATGAGAAAACTCCTGATTCTGCTTTCCATATTCCAACTGTTATTGATCCATTCTCAGGTAAAAAAAGATTTGGTGATTCCTAAAAATCCAAGGATAGGACTGTCGCTGGCCGGTGGCGGAGCCAAGGGGTTTTCACATGTAGGAGTTCTTAAAGTATTAGATTCATTGGGAGTGAAGGTGGACTATGTTTCCGGAACAAGTATGGGTGCCATTGTAGGGGGTTTGTATGCCGCAGGTTACTCCGGAAAAGAAATAGAAAAAATTGTCATGGATACGGATTTCTATTCTTTAATTATGGATCCAAAATCCAGGCAGGAAACCAGCTTTTTTAACAAATCTGTAGACAAATATCTTTTATCCATTCCGCTCAAAAACGGAAAAATCACACTTCCCTCTTCTATCAGTACTGGCCAAAGAAATGTTTATCTTCTGAAAGAACTTTTTAAAAATGTTTCCAATATTGAGGACTTTTCCAAAATGCCCATTCCATTCATGTGTGTTGCAACCAATCTGGAAAGCGGCAATATGCAGATCTTTGAAAAAGGAGATCTCGTACAATCTATTATGGCGAGTTCTGCTTTTCCTTCTTTAATGGATCCTGTTAAAATTGGCGACAGCATTTATATTGACGGGGCCATGACTGTAAACTATCCTTCAAAGCCTTTAAAGGACAAAGGAATCGATATTGTGATTGGAGTGGATCTTAATCAGGATCTTTCAAAAAGAGAGGATTTAAACAATATTATATCCATACTGAATCAGGTAATCGATTTCGGAATAAAGAAAGATACAAGAAAACAGTATAAATATACAGACATCAATATCAAACCCAACCTGAAGGGCATGTCTGCAACAAGCTATGACGATAAGAAGAAAATTCTGGACAGCGGATATGTAGAAGGGCTCAAATATTCACAAGTACTGGATCAATTGCCAAAGCGCCCTTTTGACCGCCTCAGACAACGCATAAACCCTATATATTCCAACGTATACAAGATAGATAGCATTTCTATTGAAGGAAGTAAAATATATGGTAAAAACTACACCCTGGGGAAAATGGGACTTCGTCTACCCTCTTTACAGACTTATGGAAGCATCAATAAAATGGTGGATAAATTGGTGGCGACAAATAATTATCGTTTTATCAATTATGATATCGTTCAGGAAAATGATGCCAACTACTTAAAGCTTTATGTCACTGAAGATGACACCCGCCATTTTATAAAATTCGGGCTGCATTATGATGAAGTTTTCAAAACTGGGCTTCTTTTAAATTATTCAGCAAAGAGGCTGTTATTTAAAAATTCAAACCTTTCCCTGGATGTTGTTGTGGGAGACCGCGTGAGATATTATATGAACTATTTTATAGATAACGGATACATTCCTGGATTTGGTCTTTATTCATCAGGAATGAGTTTCGATATAAAAAATGTTGATAATTATGTTGTGGACCGATGGGAATGGTTAAGAAATGAAGCCTATATACAGTCTATATGGAAGGATAAATTTGCTATTGGAGGTGGTATCAGCCATGATTATTTCAAAGCGGAAAACAGCAATGGAGACAACAGACGTTACAGCCGTTTTCTGAACCCTTACATCTTCATAAAAACCGATACGCAGGATGATAAAGAGTTTCCTACCAAAGGAATTTATTTTGCTGCAGAAGGAAAGGTAGTGGATCTTTTAAAATCTGAAGTTGATAAAAGAATAATTCAGATCAAAGCAGATCTTAAAATCAATATTCCTCTGGGTAAACAATTCACTTACCGTCTGAACGTGTTTGGAGGGGTTACTATTGGTGAAAATCTTCCTGCTTACTACCAATACAGATTGGGTGGAATTTTTGAGCAGAATCTAATGAATTTTAAAAGTTTTGGAGGATTTTATTTTGCCCAGCTTTATACTAATAATGTGATATTAGCTTCAAACGATGTTCAGTTTAAATTTAACAAAAACTATTTCATCAGTGGAAACTTCAGCTTTGCTAACTTATCAAATGATATCAAGTTTGAAGACGCAGTTAAAGTAAATTATAGTTCCCTGGGAATTACGGCAGGTTACAAATCTCCTTTCGGGCAGATAAAAGTTAACTTCAGCCACTCACTTAAAAACAACCAAAAAGGTATATTCAGTGTTATTCTAGGACACTGGTTTTAA
- a CDS encoding bifunctional UDP-N-acetylmuramoyl-tripeptide:D-alanyl-D-alanine ligase/alanine racemase, with amino-acid sequence MNYTVQHIAEITNAQIIGDSNLMIKNIAYDSRIIYSTKNTAFIAINTHKNSGEKFIDSAVGRGINVIISEHHYPEFENITWLIVENSVEFLQKLAKYHFENSHLQSIGITGSNGKTILKEWLYQCLWNEFPTVKSPKSFNSQIGLPLSLLQINSSYKLGIFEVGISKPHEMDKLENMFHPQIGLLTHIGTAHAANFSSEEQLIDEKISLFKNSEVIIYNGDNSLVEQKIKNFYSDKKLISYGFKKENQVFIKSNISKDDNIIVDYFGEEISFPAHQRDEATLTNAMALITVLKELNIENKKIVEKINLLKAVEMRLEAIEGIKGNIVINDSFNLDLDSLKTALQFLNEYNKSKKSLVLTDIVGVSTNVKELYEEVSELVNEQNFDSVFLIGDEISNFSELFKAKTYTFIDTKELIESKHLTEIENQIILLKGARKFEIEKLKDILELRKHDTVLEVNLNAILHNINYHKSLLKPGTKMMAMVKANAYGLGSYEVSEFLQHHHIDYLGVAYVDEGVELRKKGITTPIIVMNPEQHSYQTIIEYNLEPEIYSFRVLELFYEAVQKSGYDKKYPIHIKLETGMHRLGFKDFELDQLSETLSQKNLKVQSMFSHLSSSDMPEEKEFTLKQLEVFEKNSSYLIEKLEYAPLRHILNSSGITSYTNYQFDMVRIGIGMLGESPDNEIQQQLQSVVSFKTVISQISMVENGESVGYSRKYKADHLTRIATIPVGYADGIPRLIGNQVGNVGINKVLAPIVGNLCMDMMMINVDNIPNVKEGDTVTVFNAKPSLKEFAGYCKTITYEVLTSISPRVKRIYIKD; translated from the coding sequence ATGAACTATACAGTACAACACATTGCAGAAATCACCAATGCACAGATCATTGGAGACAGTAATTTAATGATCAAAAATATAGCGTATGACAGCAGGATTATTTATTCTACTAAAAATACAGCTTTTATTGCGATCAATACCCATAAAAATTCCGGCGAAAAATTTATAGATTCTGCAGTAGGCAGGGGAATCAATGTCATTATTTCTGAACATCATTATCCGGAGTTTGAAAATATAACCTGGCTTATTGTTGAAAATTCCGTGGAGTTTCTTCAAAAATTAGCAAAATATCATTTCGAAAATTCTCATTTACAATCTATCGGAATCACGGGAAGTAATGGTAAGACTATTTTAAAAGAGTGGTTATATCAATGCCTCTGGAATGAATTTCCTACTGTAAAAAGTCCTAAAAGTTTTAATTCTCAGATTGGTCTTCCGCTGTCTCTTCTTCAGATCAACAGTTCGTATAAGCTGGGAATTTTTGAAGTTGGAATTTCAAAACCACATGAGATGGATAAACTTGAAAATATGTTCCATCCTCAAATCGGGCTGCTCACCCACATCGGGACAGCTCATGCTGCCAATTTTTCTTCTGAAGAGCAACTCATTGATGAAAAGATCAGTCTTTTTAAAAATTCTGAAGTAATCATTTATAATGGTGACAATTCTTTGGTTGAACAAAAAATTAAAAACTTCTATTCTGATAAAAAATTAATTTCTTACGGTTTTAAAAAAGAGAACCAGGTTTTCATCAAAAGCAATATTTCCAAGGATGACAACATTATTGTTGATTATTTTGGCGAAGAAATCAGTTTTCCTGCTCATCAGAGAGACGAAGCTACATTAACCAACGCTATGGCGCTTATCACAGTTCTCAAGGAACTGAATATCGAAAATAAAAAGATCGTTGAAAAAATCAACCTTTTAAAAGCCGTTGAAATGAGGCTTGAAGCGATCGAAGGAATTAAAGGCAATATTGTCATCAATGATTCTTTTAATCTTGATCTTGATTCATTGAAGACTGCCCTGCAATTTTTGAATGAATATAATAAGTCTAAAAAATCCCTGGTCTTAACTGACATCGTAGGGGTGAGTACCAACGTAAAAGAATTATATGAGGAAGTTTCTGAGCTGGTGAATGAACAGAATTTTGATTCTGTTTTCTTAATCGGTGATGAAATATCAAACTTCAGTGAATTATTTAAAGCTAAAACATATACATTTATTGACACTAAGGAGCTAATTGAAAGTAAGCATCTTACTGAAATAGAAAATCAGATTATCTTGCTAAAAGGAGCCAGAAAATTTGAGATTGAAAAGCTTAAAGATATTCTTGAGCTTAGAAAACATGATACGGTACTGGAAGTAAATCTTAATGCTATTCTTCACAATATCAACTATCATAAATCATTGCTGAAACCGGGAACTAAAATGATGGCAATGGTAAAAGCCAATGCTTATGGTCTGGGAAGTTATGAAGTATCAGAATTTCTTCAGCATCATCACATAGATTATCTGGGGGTAGCCTATGTGGATGAGGGAGTTGAACTTCGTAAAAAAGGAATCACAACTCCTATCATTGTTATGAATCCTGAGCAGCACAGCTATCAGACGATCATAGAATATAATCTGGAACCTGAAATTTACAGCTTCAGAGTGTTGGAATTATTCTATGAAGCCGTTCAGAAATCAGGTTATGATAAAAAATATCCTATCCATATTAAACTGGAAACCGGAATGCACCGTCTTGGTTTTAAAGATTTTGAACTGGATCAGTTAAGCGAAACCTTAAGCCAAAAAAATCTGAAAGTTCAGAGCATGTTCAGCCATTTATCATCTTCTGATATGCCTGAAGAAAAAGAATTTACTTTGAAGCAGCTGGAAGTTTTTGAAAAGAATTCCAGTTACCTGATAGAAAAATTAGAATACGCTCCGCTTCGTCATATTCTGAATTCATCCGGAATAACAAGCTATACCAATTATCAGTTTGATATGGTAAGAATCGGTATTGGAATGCTTGGAGAGTCACCGGATAATGAAATTCAACAGCAGCTGCAGTCTGTTGTAAGTTTTAAAACCGTAATTTCACAGATATCAATGGTTGAAAACGGAGAATCTGTAGGCTACAGCAGGAAGTATAAAGCTGATCATCTTACCAGAATTGCTACTATACCTGTTGGATATGCAGATGGTATTCCGAGATTGATAGGAAATCAGGTAGGAAATGTAGGTATCAACAAAGTCCTGGCACCAATTGTTGGAAACCTCTGTATGGATATGATGATGATTAATGTAGATAATATTCCAAATGTAAAAGAAGGCGATACTGTAACTGTTTTCAATGCCAAACCAAGTTTAAAAGAATTCGCAGGCTACTGCAAAACGATAACTTATGAAGTATTAACCTCCATTTCACCTCGGGTGAAACGGATTTATATAAAAGATTAA
- a CDS encoding thymidine kinase, with translation MFLENTINHSKQSGWMEVICGSMFSGKTEELIRRLRRAEMAGQNVEIFKPKMDIRYSEEDVVSHNQNKIRSTSVENPNEILLLASNCDVVAIDEAQFFDESIVDVANQLANSGIRVVIAGLDMDFLGRPFGPMPNLMATAEYVTKVHAICKRTGNLANYSMRTSQGDNLVELGETESYEAVSRRVFIDEVLLKRK, from the coding sequence ATGTTTTTAGAAAATACAATTAATCATTCCAAACAAAGTGGTTGGATGGAAGTGATTTGTGGCTCTATGTTTTCGGGTAAAACCGAGGAACTGATCCGCAGATTGCGAAGAGCGGAAATGGCAGGACAGAATGTGGAAATTTTTAAACCAAAAATGGATATACGATATTCTGAAGAGGATGTAGTATCTCATAATCAGAATAAAATCCGCAGTACATCAGTAGAAAATCCTAATGAAATTCTTCTGTTGGCTTCCAATTGTGATGTAGTAGCCATTGATGAAGCTCAGTTTTTTGATGAAAGTATTGTTGATGTTGCCAACCAGCTTGCCAATAGCGGGATCAGAGTGGTCATTGCAGGATTGGATATGGACTTTTTGGGCCGTCCGTTCGGGCCAATGCCCAATTTGATGGCTACTGCCGAGTATGTCACAAAGGTGCATGCTATTTGTAAGAGAACAGGTAATCTCGCCAACTATTCTATGAGAACTTCCCAGGGAGATAATCTGGTAGAATTGGGAGAAACTGAAAGCTATGAAGCAGTAAGCCGCCGTGTATTTATTGACGAAGTACTTTTAAAAAGAAAATAA
- the rsmI gene encoding 16S rRNA (cytidine(1402)-2'-O)-methyltransferase — MSGILYFVPTPVGNLEDMTFRAVNVLKEVDYILCEDTRTSGILLKHFEISKPLKSYHLHNEHQATEKVITDLKNGQNIAIITDAGTPGISDPGYLLAKAGADNNIDMICLPGATALIPALVVSGLPNNEFLFAGFLPQKKGRQTKLKQLAEEKKTIVLYESPHKINTTLEQIKEFFGEETKVSLSREISKKFEETKRGTINELIEFSKSKTLKGEIVLIVNNSI, encoded by the coding sequence TTGAGCGGAATCTTATATTTTGTTCCCACACCTGTTGGGAATCTGGAAGATATGACTTTCAGGGCGGTAAATGTCCTTAAAGAAGTTGATTATATTTTATGTGAAGACACCAGAACTTCCGGAATACTTTTAAAACATTTTGAAATCTCAAAGCCTTTAAAATCTTATCATTTACATAATGAACACCAGGCAACGGAGAAAGTAATTACAGACCTTAAAAACGGTCAGAATATCGCTATTATTACCGATGCGGGAACTCCCGGTATTTCGGATCCGGGATATTTGCTGGCAAAAGCAGGAGCAGACAATAATATTGATATGATCTGCCTTCCCGGAGCAACAGCTCTCATTCCTGCACTTGTAGTTTCAGGACTTCCCAATAATGAATTTTTATTTGCGGGTTTTTTACCACAGAAAAAAGGCAGACAGACAAAGCTTAAGCAGCTTGCTGAAGAAAAAAAGACCATCGTTCTTTACGAAAGTCCCCATAAAATCAATACAACGCTGGAGCAGATAAAAGAATTCTTCGGAGAGGAAACTAAAGTAAGCTTAAGTCGTGAGATCTCTAAAAAATTTGAGGAAACCAAACGGGGAACAATCAATGAATTAATTGAATTTTCCAAGAGTAAAACATTAAAAGGAGAGATCGTTCTTATTGTCAACAATTCTATTTAA
- a CDS encoding WG repeat-containing protein, with amino-acid sequence MKKLVFVLCSVVCTAQTNQYMKVILSKKTGKEVTSYSDGYGTVYDSGSKKQGIIDSLGTITFESPYRGGILHIFKNRFILYSEDGNNRKSAIINEKGKEFIALDDQEFNTPWWSKDRIISSKQDKEAVYDYNGKEIIPYAEKIRFSGKNRFFVLKDKKWFLYDLDGKQLSSREFKEDYSFEYGKALIINEENESEIIGNNGQTLHKFSKQVVDINAYPYLITKNKSTGKYGLIDAEENTIAEEIFNDITPEYFGRKEYIYLIKNGKTTVFNKKDKKLYSQTFKYVNPLLSNFFSVYNDKVKKSGIVDLEGNIIFPLEYDFIKAFSISGKDFIYLKKGTEEQFLDKDIKNIVGEGVQILGFYPDNLIIGKQDRYYRFSVKDGSTAELKNISEIRNEDVEYFNPLNQYSKPLVCKNTNNLYGILDGKGTEIVPFIYEDIITFGNAENEIVVKKEGKFGVSNFQNEPLKEIIYDKYFWQKEVLKLDRSKKTDFIYFTRFKNNPVQL; translated from the coding sequence TTGAAAAAATTAGTCTTTGTATTATGTTCTGTAGTCTGTACAGCACAGACCAACCAATATATGAAAGTGATCCTGTCAAAAAAGACAGGGAAGGAGGTGACTTCCTATTCAGACGGATATGGAACGGTTTACGATTCGGGTTCTAAAAAGCAGGGAATCATAGACTCTTTAGGAACCATTACCTTTGAATCTCCTTACAGAGGAGGAATTTTACATATTTTTAAAAACAGATTTATTCTTTATTCTGAAGATGGCAATAATAGAAAATCAGCCATTATTAACGAAAAAGGGAAGGAATTCATTGCTTTGGATGATCAGGAATTCAATACACCCTGGTGGAGCAAAGACCGTATTATTTCTTCGAAACAGGATAAAGAAGCCGTCTATGATTATAATGGGAAAGAAATTATTCCTTATGCTGAAAAAATCCGTTTTTCGGGAAAGAACAGATTCTTTGTTTTAAAAGATAAAAAATGGTTTCTGTATGACCTTGACGGAAAACAGCTCAGCAGCCGCGAATTTAAAGAAGATTACAGCTTTGAATATGGCAAAGCACTGATCATTAATGAAGAAAATGAGAGTGAAATCATAGGAAATAACGGTCAGACCCTGCATAAATTTTCAAAACAGGTGGTAGATATCAATGCATATCCTTATCTGATTACTAAAAATAAAAGTACAGGAAAATATGGTTTGATAGATGCAGAAGAAAATACAATTGCAGAGGAAATCTTTAATGATATCACACCGGAATACTTTGGCAGAAAAGAATACATCTACCTCATAAAAAATGGAAAAACAACGGTATTCAATAAAAAAGATAAGAAGCTGTATTCCCAGACTTTTAAATATGTAAATCCTTTATTGAGTAATTTCTTCAGTGTTTATAACGATAAAGTAAAAAAATCCGGAATTGTTGATCTGGAAGGGAATATTATTTTTCCTCTGGAATACGATTTTATTAAGGCTTTTAGCATTTCCGGAAAAGATTTTATCTATCTTAAAAAAGGAACTGAAGAACAATTCCTGGATAAGGATATTAAAAATATTGTTGGAGAAGGAGTACAGATTTTAGGCTTTTATCCGGACAATCTTATTATTGGAAAACAGGATCGTTACTATAGGTTTTCTGTGAAGGATGGCTCAACGGCAGAGCTGAAGAATATCAGTGAAATCAGAAATGAAGACGTTGAATATTTTAATCCGCTTAATCAGTATTCAAAACCATTGGTATGTAAAAATACAAACAATTTATATGGTATTCTGGATGGGAAAGGAACGGAAATTGTTCCCTTTATTTACGAAGATATCATTACATTCGGGAATGCTGAGAACGAAATTGTGGTAAAGAAAGAAGGAAAATTCGGAGTTTCAAACTTTCAGAATGAGCCTTTGAAGGAGATTATTTATGATAAATATTTCTGGCAGAAAGAAGTACTGAAGCTGGATAGAAGCAAAAAAACAGACTTTATTTATTTCACGAGATTTAAAAATAATCCTGTTCAGCTTTGA
- the fabG gene encoding 3-oxoacyl-[acyl-carrier-protein] reductase yields the protein MKILEGKVALITGATRGIGKGIAEMFAQQGAKVAFTYAGSVDKAKELEAALSSVTQIKGYQSDASDYDAAQKLVEDVMAEFGQIDILINNAGITKDNLLLRMSKEDWDKVIKVNLDSVFNLTKAVIKPMMKARSGSIINMTSVVGVKGNAGQANYAASKAGVIGFTKSVALELGSRNIRCNAIAPGFIETEMTAVLDEKTVQGWREEIPMKRGGQPADIANACVFLGSEMSAYITGQTLNVDGGMLT from the coding sequence ATGAAAATATTAGAAGGAAAAGTAGCACTAATTACCGGAGCTACAAGAGGAATCGGTAAAGGTATCGCTGAAATGTTTGCTCAGCAAGGGGCAAAAGTAGCATTTACCTACGCTGGCTCTGTAGACAAAGCAAAAGAATTAGAAGCAGCTTTAAGTTCTGTAACCCAAATTAAGGGATATCAGTCTGACGCATCAGATTATGATGCTGCCCAGAAATTGGTGGAAGATGTGATGGCAGAGTTCGGGCAGATTGATATTTTAATAAACAATGCAGGGATTACAAAAGATAACCTGTTATTGAGAATGTCCAAAGAAGATTGGGATAAAGTAATCAAAGTAAATTTAGATTCAGTTTTTAATCTTACCAAAGCGGTAATCAAACCGATGATGAAGGCCAGATCTGGATCTATCATCAATATGACTTCTGTAGTAGGAGTGAAAGGAAATGCCGGACAAGCCAACTATGCAGCTTCTAAAGCAGGTGTAATAGGATTTACAAAATCTGTGGCACTGGAATTAGGATCAAGAAATATCAGATGTAATGCTATTGCTCCAGGATTTATTGAAACTGAAATGACAGCCGTTCTGGATGAAAAAACGGTTCAGGGATGGAGAGAGGAAATTCCAATGAAAAGAGGAGGGCAACCTGCAGATATCGCAAATGCATGTGTATTCCTGGGCAGCGAAATGTCAGCTTACATTACCGGACAAACGTTAAATGTTGACGGTGGAATGTTAACTTAG